One genomic window of Glycine soja cultivar W05 chromosome 9, ASM419377v2, whole genome shotgun sequence includes the following:
- the LOC114367303 gene encoding uncharacterized protein LOC114367303 isoform X2, giving the protein MEATNVASWEKVKDNYEIWKTLMKNYLVGNDLWDAIETPSTPRHDAHRMNAMALHIIQRSCGSKNFDEIWQFDKAQAAWNHLCVRYSDNELKAKPDIEQGVVGDDDFENKELYKYVEDGDWKKTESFISGNKVEVSRLAPDSGSVLHVAAMAGHANIVRELISTSGGKELLKKTDQRGFTALALVAHLTGNIDVARCMVDNIDDNNVRQDLLTTKKSNVEIPLLLAADKGHTEITRFLYEKTPTDELSQPDLVLLLERCIKAEIFDVALKLLGSDKLNKKDDSLPADVVSGTLRPLAQMPSVFLSGCQFGLLGRIIYSRFCICALNFLLGPVKLLGGLWGIRKLSYTHYQVQEILRHLKNMVAKLNNRQLIEASVYDAMLDAAKHGIVEFIEAMREANHELLWALDSHKRGVFSYAVLNRKQDVFQLIHTVNGRRDIIKSRKDRFGNNLLHLAGHLGPSSELSQTPGAALQMQREYKWFEAVEKIVHPKCREEKNGDDKKPHELFTETHKELVIDGEKWAKQSAKSFSIVGTLMTTILFAAAFTIPGGNDEKTGVPIFSNNMAFTVFIIADSISVFTSATSVMIFIWILTSRFAERDFRLWLPLKLLLGLVFLLFSVVSMMVAFCAALAIILKAYRAYRYLIIGAAICGSMPITVLVISQVNLIRDILKSTISPIG; this is encoded by the exons ATGGAAGCCACAAATGTCGCATCCTGGGAAAAAGTAAAAGACAACTATGAAATATGGAAAACTCTAATGAAAAACTATTTGGTGGGCAATGATCTGTGGGATGCTATCGAGACACCTTCTACTCCGAGACATGATGCTCATCGGATGAATGCAATGGCTTTGCATATCATTCAACGATCATGTGGATCAAAGAATTTCGATGAGATTTGGCAATTTGATAAAGCCCAAGCAGCTTGGAATCACTTGTGCGTTCGTTACAGTGATAATGAGTTAAAAGCCAAACCAGATATTGAGCAAG GTGTTGTAGGCGATGATGATTTTGAGAATAAAGAGCTGTACAAGTACGTGGAAGATGGTGATTGGAAAAAGACAGAGAGTTTCATCAGCGGTAACAAGGTGGAAGTGTCGCGTTTGGCGCCGGATTCAGGTTCGGTTCTTCACGTTGCAGCAATGGCAGGGCATGCGAACATTGTTAGGGAGTTAATAAGCACGTCAGGAGGAAAAGAATTACTAAAGAAGACAGACCAGAGGGGTTTTACAGCTCTTGCTCTTGTTGCTCATCTTACTGGGAACATCGATGTAGCAAGGTGCATGGTAGACAACATTGACGACAACAATGTCCGCCAGGATCTGCTTACTACAAAGAAAAGCAACGTTGAAATCCCTCTTCTTCTGGCTGCTGATAAGGGACACACAGAAATCACTCGCTTTCTTTACGAAAAAACTCCCACGGATGAGCTCAGCCAACCTGATTTAGTTTTGCTGCTTGAACGATGTATCAAGGCCGAAATATTTG ATGTGGCTCTGAAATTACTTGGATCTGATAAACTTAATAAGAAGGATGATTCCTTACCCGCCGACGTCGTCTCTGGCACCTTGCGCCCATTGGCTCAAATGCCTTCTGTATTCTTAAGTGGCTGTCAATTTGGACTGCTAGGGCGAATCATTTATA GCAGGTTCTGCATATGCGCTTTGAATTTTCTGCTTGGACCCGTAAAGCTTTTGGGAGGGCTTTGGG GAATTAGGAAATTATCTTATACCCATTATCAAGTTCAAGAAATATTGAGACACCTGAAGAATATGGTTGCAAAACTTAATAATAGACAGCTCATTGAAGCCTCGGTGTACGATGCTATGTTGGATGCAGCCAAGCATGGAATTGTTGAGTTCATAGAGGCTATGAGGGAGGCTAACCATGAGCTCTTATGGGCCTTGGACAGCCATAAGAGAGGCGTATTTTCATATGCGGTTCTTAATCGCAAACAAGACGTGTTCCAACTCATACATACTGTCAATGGAAGGAGGGATATAATCAAATCTCGTAAAGACAGGTTTGGAAATAACCTTTTGCATCTAGCAGGACATTTAGGGCCTTCCTCTGAGCTTAGTCAAACGCCCGGGGCTGCTCTGCAAATGCAAAGAGAATATAAATGGTTTGAG GCGGTGGAGAAAATTGTGCATCCcaagtgtagggaagaaaaaaatggtGATGATAAGAAGCCTCATGAGCTATTTACTGAAACGCACAAGGAGCTTGTGATAGATGGAGAGAAATGGGCAAAACAGTCAgctaagtcattttcaattgtGGGTACTCTGATGACTACTATCTTGTTCGCTGCGGCCTTCACAATCCCAGGTGGAAACGATGAAAAAACTGGAGTGCCCATTTTCTCAAACAACATGGCATTTACTGTGTTTATCATAGCAGATTCAATATCTGTCTTCACTTCTGCCACTTCAGTGATGATATTCATTTGGATCCTCACATCGCGTTTCGCTGAAAGAGACTTTCGGCTATGGTTGCCGTTGAAGTTACTTTTAGGCCTTGTCTTCCTTCTCTTCTCTGTGGTATCCATGATGGTTGCCTTTTGTGCTGCACTTGCTATAATACTCAAGGCATATAGGGCATACAGGTACCTCATTATAGGAGCTGCAATATGTGGGAGCATGCCAATTACGGTACTCGTAATATCACAGGTCAATCTCATACGTGACATTTTAAAATCTACAATAAGTCCCATCGGttga
- the LOC114368504 gene encoding uncharacterized protein LOC114368504 translates to MAGSLSKIILDMSKIEPLDGSNYRRWSQKLLILFEALEVDYVLFEDPPADVNASESSTPETPATPVVTPLPAETNKADEEAKKKYEKDNKIARGHLLTHMADNMFDLFINQKSAKTIWDTLLKRYGDDDARRKKYVVGNWLRFQMMDDKPIMEQIHEYENLVGDILNEGMKMCEILQANVLLEKFPPSWSDYRNQLKHKKRDLSL, encoded by the coding sequence ATGGCTGGAAGTCTATCAAAAATCATTCTGGATATGTCGAAAATAGAACCTCTAGACGGCTCAAATTATAGGAGATGGTCTCAAAAACTGTTGATTTTGTTTGAAGCCTTAGAGGTTGATTATGTGCTATTTGAAGATCCTCCCGCTGATGTCAATGCTTCTGAATCATCTACTCCTGAAACTCCTGCCACCCCTGTCGTCACACCACTTCCTGCAGAAACCAATAAAGCTGACGAAGAAGCAAAGAAGAAATATGAAAAGGACAACAAAATTGCTAGAGGTCATCTGCTAACTCATATGGCAGATAATATGTTTGATCTTTTCATTAATCAAAAGTCTGCGAAAACAATATGGGACACTCTGCTGAAACGTTACGGCGATGACGATGCTAGAAGAAAGAAATATGTGGTAGGAAATTGGCTGCGTTTCCAAATGATGGATGACAAACCAATCATGGAGCAGATTCATGAGTATGAGAATCTAGTTGGTGATATACTAAATGAAGGAATGAAGATGTGTGAGATATTGCAGGCTAATGTGCTTCTAGAAAAATTTCCACCTTCGTGGAGTGACTACCGCAACCAACTGAAACACAAGAAGAGGGACTtgtcactttaa
- the LOC114367303 gene encoding uncharacterized protein LOC114367303 isoform X1, with translation MEATNVASWEKVKDNYEIWKTLMKNYLVGNDLWDAIETPSTPRHDAHRMNAMALHIIQRSCGSKNFDEIWQFDKAQAAWNHLCVRYSDNELKAKPDIEQGVVGDDDFENKELYKYVEDGDWKKTESFISGNKVEVSRLAPDSGSVLHVAAMAGHANIVRELISTSGGKELLKKTDQRGFTALALVAHLTGNIDVARCMVDNIDDNNVRQDLLTTKKSNVEIPLLLAADKGHTEITRFLYEKTPTDELSQPDLVLLLERCIKAEIFDVALKLLGSDKLNKKDDSLPADVVSGTLRPLAQMPSVFLSGCQFGLLGRIIYKIYFCTVLRVEKIFQNGGGERHINNSSGRFCICALNFLLGPVKLLGGLWGIRKLSYTHYQVQEILRHLKNMVAKLNNRQLIEASVYDAMLDAAKHGIVEFIEAMREANHELLWALDSHKRGVFSYAVLNRKQDVFQLIHTVNGRRDIIKSRKDRFGNNLLHLAGHLGPSSELSQTPGAALQMQREYKWFEAVEKIVHPKCREEKNGDDKKPHELFTETHKELVIDGEKWAKQSAKSFSIVGTLMTTILFAAAFTIPGGNDEKTGVPIFSNNMAFTVFIIADSISVFTSATSVMIFIWILTSRFAERDFRLWLPLKLLLGLVFLLFSVVSMMVAFCAALAIILKAYRAYRYLIIGAAICGSMPITVLVISQVNLIRDILKSTISPIG, from the exons ATGGAAGCCACAAATGTCGCATCCTGGGAAAAAGTAAAAGACAACTATGAAATATGGAAAACTCTAATGAAAAACTATTTGGTGGGCAATGATCTGTGGGATGCTATCGAGACACCTTCTACTCCGAGACATGATGCTCATCGGATGAATGCAATGGCTTTGCATATCATTCAACGATCATGTGGATCAAAGAATTTCGATGAGATTTGGCAATTTGATAAAGCCCAAGCAGCTTGGAATCACTTGTGCGTTCGTTACAGTGATAATGAGTTAAAAGCCAAACCAGATATTGAGCAAG GTGTTGTAGGCGATGATGATTTTGAGAATAAAGAGCTGTACAAGTACGTGGAAGATGGTGATTGGAAAAAGACAGAGAGTTTCATCAGCGGTAACAAGGTGGAAGTGTCGCGTTTGGCGCCGGATTCAGGTTCGGTTCTTCACGTTGCAGCAATGGCAGGGCATGCGAACATTGTTAGGGAGTTAATAAGCACGTCAGGAGGAAAAGAATTACTAAAGAAGACAGACCAGAGGGGTTTTACAGCTCTTGCTCTTGTTGCTCATCTTACTGGGAACATCGATGTAGCAAGGTGCATGGTAGACAACATTGACGACAACAATGTCCGCCAGGATCTGCTTACTACAAAGAAAAGCAACGTTGAAATCCCTCTTCTTCTGGCTGCTGATAAGGGACACACAGAAATCACTCGCTTTCTTTACGAAAAAACTCCCACGGATGAGCTCAGCCAACCTGATTTAGTTTTGCTGCTTGAACGATGTATCAAGGCCGAAATATTTG ATGTGGCTCTGAAATTACTTGGATCTGATAAACTTAATAAGAAGGATGATTCCTTACCCGCCGACGTCGTCTCTGGCACCTTGCGCCCATTGGCTCAAATGCCTTCTGTATTCTTAAGTGGCTGTCAATTTGGACTGCTAGGGCGAATCATTTATA AAATATACTTCTGTACAGTTTTAAGAGTAGAAAAGATATTTCAAAACGGTGGTGGGGAACGTCATATAAACAATTCCTCAG GCAGGTTCTGCATATGCGCTTTGAATTTTCTGCTTGGACCCGTAAAGCTTTTGGGAGGGCTTTGGG GAATTAGGAAATTATCTTATACCCATTATCAAGTTCAAGAAATATTGAGACACCTGAAGAATATGGTTGCAAAACTTAATAATAGACAGCTCATTGAAGCCTCGGTGTACGATGCTATGTTGGATGCAGCCAAGCATGGAATTGTTGAGTTCATAGAGGCTATGAGGGAGGCTAACCATGAGCTCTTATGGGCCTTGGACAGCCATAAGAGAGGCGTATTTTCATATGCGGTTCTTAATCGCAAACAAGACGTGTTCCAACTCATACATACTGTCAATGGAAGGAGGGATATAATCAAATCTCGTAAAGACAGGTTTGGAAATAACCTTTTGCATCTAGCAGGACATTTAGGGCCTTCCTCTGAGCTTAGTCAAACGCCCGGGGCTGCTCTGCAAATGCAAAGAGAATATAAATGGTTTGAG GCGGTGGAGAAAATTGTGCATCCcaagtgtagggaagaaaaaaatggtGATGATAAGAAGCCTCATGAGCTATTTACTGAAACGCACAAGGAGCTTGTGATAGATGGAGAGAAATGGGCAAAACAGTCAgctaagtcattttcaattgtGGGTACTCTGATGACTACTATCTTGTTCGCTGCGGCCTTCACAATCCCAGGTGGAAACGATGAAAAAACTGGAGTGCCCATTTTCTCAAACAACATGGCATTTACTGTGTTTATCATAGCAGATTCAATATCTGTCTTCACTTCTGCCACTTCAGTGATGATATTCATTTGGATCCTCACATCGCGTTTCGCTGAAAGAGACTTTCGGCTATGGTTGCCGTTGAAGTTACTTTTAGGCCTTGTCTTCCTTCTCTTCTCTGTGGTATCCATGATGGTTGCCTTTTGTGCTGCACTTGCTATAATACTCAAGGCATATAGGGCATACAGGTACCTCATTATAGGAGCTGCAATATGTGGGAGCATGCCAATTACGGTACTCGTAATATCACAGGTCAATCTCATACGTGACATTTTAAAATCTACAATAAGTCCCATCGGttga
- the LOC114368982 gene encoding bZIP transcription factor 16-like, with protein MGSSEMDKTTKEKESKTPPPPTSQEQSSTTGTGTINPEWPGFQAYSPIPPHGFLASSPQAHPYMWGVQQFMPPYGTPPHPYVAMYPPGGIYAHPSMPPGSYPFNPFAMPSPNGIAEASGNTPGSMEADGKPSEVKEKLPIKRSKGSLGSLNMITGKNNEHGKTLGTSANGIHSKSGESASEGEGTSEGSDANSQNDSQLKSGGRQDSFEDEPSQNGSSAYTPQNGGLNIPHTVVNQTMSIIPISAGGAPGAVPGPTTNLNIGMDYWGTPGSSNIPGLGRKVPSTAVAGGMVTVGSRDSAQSQLWLQDERELKRQRRKQSNRESARRSRLRKQAECDELAQRAEALKEENASLRSEVNRIRSDYEQLLSENAALKERLGELPPNDDHHHRSGRNDQHVGNDTQQSGQTEAVQGGH; from the exons ATGGGAAGCAGTGAGATGGATAAAACTACAAAAGAGAAGGAGTCAAAGACGCCGCCACCACCTACATCACAG GAGCAGTCTTCGACCACCGGCACTGGAACAATTAATCCTGAGTGGCCTGGCTTTCAG GCATATTCTCCTATACCTCCACATGGTTTCTTGGCATCAAGTCCCCAGGCTCACCCTTATATGTGGGGTGTCCAG CAATTTATGCCTCCCTATGGTACTCCACCACATCCCTATGTTGCAATGTATCCCCCTGGTGGCATTTATGCTCATCCATCCATGCCTCCg GGATCTTATCCTTTTAATCCTTTTGCCATGCCTTCTCCTAATGGCATTGCTGAGGCTTCA GGAAACACTCCTGGCAGCATGGAAGCTGATGGCAAGCCTTCTGAGGTGAAGGAAAAATTGCCAATCAAAAGATCAAAAGGAAGTTTGGGTAGTTTGAATATGATCACAGGGAAAAATAATGAACATGGTAAAACACTGGGGACATCTGCTAATGGAATTCATTCAAAGAG TGGTGAGAGTGCTAGTGAAGGTGAAGGTACCAGTGAAGGAAGTGATGCAAATTCTCAGAAT GACTCTCAATTAAAATCAGGGGGCCGGCAGGATTCTTTTGAAG ATGAACCCTCTCAAAATGGCAGTTCAGCATATACTCCTCAAAATGGGGGACTAAATATACCTCATACAGTGGTCAATCAAACCATGTCTATCATACCTATCTCTGCAGGTGGTGCTCCTGGAGCTGTTCCTGGTCCCACGACAAACTTAAATATAGGAATGGATTATTGGGGTACACCAGGTTCATCCAACATTCCTGGACTTGGCAGAAAGGTTCCATCTACTGCAGTTGCTGGAGGGATGGTTACTGTTGGATCACGGGATAGTGCTCAGTCACAACTCTGGCTACAG GATGAAAGAGAGCTTAAAAGGCAAAGGCGGAAGCAGTCTAACAGGGAATCTGCTCGCAGGTCCAGGTTGCGCAAGCAG GCCGAGTGTGATGAGTTAGCTCAGCGTGCTGAGGCTTTGAAGGAAGAAAATGCTTCTCTCCGGTCAGAAGTAAATCGAATCAGGAGTGATTATGAGCAGCTACTCTCCGAGAATGCAGCTCTCAAG GAGAGACTTGGGGAACTACCTCCGAATGATGATCATCATCATAGGTCTGGCAGGAATGATCAGCATGTGGGTAATGACACTCAACAGAGTGGGCAGACAGAGGCCGTGCAGGGTGGTCATTAG